Proteins co-encoded in one Candidatus Abyssobacteria bacterium SURF_5 genomic window:
- a CDS encoding ATP-binding cassette domain-containing protein, whose protein sequence is MLSVVNISKVYGEQVLFSGVNFNVGARDRIAVIGPNGSGKTTLFEILAGNVVPDSGSLAMRKDVTIGYARQEITPFAHERLLPHVAHASTRIAGLEHRIHVLQEALTENSDDEDTEELLRELGELQHKYEFAGGYHVEHEAEEVLTGLGFREMDFLRPLSEFSGGTLMRVTLAKLLVLNPDMLLLDEPTNHLDLESCIWFEEYLKSYQGAVMVTSHDRAFLNRVAHKIISIERDDVIFYRGTYDDFIVAREQDLATREATARRQEIKIRKEMRFIEKFRYKASKAAQVQSRIKALAKIERIEVPRATRKIHFNFPDPERSGDEVISLNQIAKSYDGNVVYRDLNLKLRRNDRVALVGPNGAGKTTLLKILAGVLPFDSGERKLGANVSTAYYAQYQLELLNPENTVLEELRRVAPGESEQNLRGLLGAFLFSGDSVLKKVEVLSGGEKSRLSLAKMLVCPANFLLMDEPTNHLDIASREMLSDALDAYHGTLCFITHDRTLIREVANKIIEIRNGVASVYAGNYDEFLAWKDRAAILEEEKSLPIPGTSDAISQRELQRRRKAAEGDLRNDYYRVSSPLKKRIEEIEAELGKLEAEFKELEEYFAHPEGYGDADELKAATRRHGELKKMIPELTDEWERLSLEAELKRQEFEEAKKKLEAEYER, encoded by the coding sequence ATGCTAAGCGTTGTCAATATCTCCAAGGTCTATGGCGAGCAGGTGCTCTTCAGTGGCGTCAATTTCAATGTCGGCGCCCGTGATCGTATCGCCGTCATCGGTCCCAATGGTTCCGGAAAAACCACCCTTTTCGAAATACTGGCGGGTAATGTTGTTCCCGATTCGGGCAGCCTCGCCATGCGGAAGGATGTTACGATAGGCTATGCTCGTCAGGAAATTACGCCTTTCGCCCATGAACGACTGCTTCCCCATGTCGCTCATGCTTCTACCCGGATAGCCGGGCTTGAGCACCGCATTCATGTGCTTCAGGAAGCTCTCACCGAAAACAGCGATGATGAGGATACTGAAGAACTTTTACGCGAACTCGGTGAATTGCAGCATAAATATGAGTTTGCCGGCGGCTACCATGTTGAGCATGAGGCTGAAGAGGTCCTTACTGGTCTGGGATTCAGGGAAATGGATTTCCTCCGACCCTTAAGCGAGTTCAGTGGCGGAACTCTGATGCGGGTGACTCTGGCCAAGCTGCTGGTGTTGAACCCGGATATGCTTCTCCTGGACGAACCCACCAACCACCTCGATTTGGAATCCTGCATCTGGTTTGAAGAATACCTGAAGTCATACCAGGGCGCCGTCATGGTCACTTCCCATGATCGAGCCTTTCTCAATCGGGTAGCCCATAAAATAATTTCCATTGAGAGGGATGACGTTATTTTCTATCGCGGCACCTATGATGATTTTATTGTGGCTCGTGAGCAAGACCTGGCTACCCGAGAAGCTACCGCCCGCCGACAAGAGATCAAAATCAGGAAGGAAATGCGCTTTATCGAGAAGTTCCGTTATAAAGCCAGCAAGGCCGCCCAGGTGCAAAGCCGGATCAAAGCGCTTGCCAAGATCGAACGGATCGAGGTTCCACGGGCGACCCGTAAGATTCACTTCAATTTTCCGGATCCGGAACGGAGTGGGGATGAGGTTATCAGTCTCAATCAGATTGCCAAGTCCTATGACGGTAACGTCGTTTATCGGGACTTGAATCTGAAGCTGCGGCGGAACGATCGTGTTGCGCTGGTAGGTCCTAACGGGGCGGGGAAAACTACTTTGTTGAAAATATTGGCGGGGGTGCTGCCGTTTGATTCGGGAGAACGCAAATTGGGGGCCAATGTTTCCACGGCTTACTACGCTCAATATCAACTGGAGCTTCTGAACCCGGAAAATACGGTTCTGGAAGAACTGCGACGGGTAGCCCCCGGTGAATCCGAACAAAATCTGCGGGGGCTTTTGGGGGCTTTTCTTTTCAGCGGGGATTCCGTCCTCAAAAAAGTAGAGGTTCTTTCCGGAGGTGAGAAAAGCCGGCTTTCTCTTGCTAAAATGCTGGTGTGCCCGGCCAATTTCTTACTGATGGATGAGCCTACCAATCATCTCGATATTGCCTCGCGGGAAATGTTGAGTGATGCCCTTGATGCTTATCATGGCACTCTCTGCTTTATCACCCACGACCGGACGCTTATTCGCGAAGTTGCCAACAAAATCATTGAGATCCGGAACGGTGTTGCTTCCGTTTATGCCGGCAACTATGATGAATTCCTGGCGTGGAAGGATCGAGCGGCCATCCTCGAAGAAGAAAAATCCCTTCCCATCCCCGGTACTTCTGACGCAATCTCGCAACGGGAATTACAGCGCCGGCGTAAAGCCGCTGAAGGTGACTTGCGCAATGATTATTACCGCGTCAGTTCTCCTCTAAAAAAGCGAATAGAGGAAATAGAAGCTGAGCTTGGTAAATTGGAAGCTGAATTCAAGGAATTAGAAGAATATTTCGCGCATCCGGAAGGTTATGGGGATGCTGATGAGCTGAAGGCTGCTACCCGCAGACACGGCGAATTGAAGAAGATGATACCGGAGCTGACTGATGAGTGGGAACGGCTTTCCCTCGAGGCGGAATTGAAGAGACAGGAATTCGAGGAAGCGAAAAAGAAACTGGAAGCAGAGTATGAGAGATAA